A stretch of DNA from Phycisphaerales bacterium:
GCCTTCGGGCCGCCGAGCCTCTCGACGCCTGTTCGATCGCCGAGCATGCGTCGGCGCGAACGGCGCCGACGCAGGCTGAGCGTCTGGCCCAGGACGTCGGCCTGCTCGCGGCCATGTGCTGCCGCCTGGGCGCGCAGCGATCGGCCCTGGCCTCGGCCATCGTGGCACGCCAGCGTCGCACCCCTTGGAATCGACCCGCGCTCGCGGGAACTAAGCACCCCGGATCGGGTCTTGATCCGGCCGCCCCGGCGACAGGGATGTCGCAGAACGAAAGGGACTCATCCCATGAACCTGACACCGAAGCAGCTCCGCATCCTTCAGCTGATCCGCGACTGGCGCGTCCGCAAGGGGTACTCGCCAACCATGCAAGAGCTCGCGGACGAGATCGGGGTCAGCAAGGTGACCGTCTTCGAGCACGTCGAGGCGCTCATCAAGAAGCAGGCGCTGGTGCGGGAGCCGAACAAGGCTCGCTCTTTGTCGATTGCTGACGGCATCGCCGTCCCCGACGAGGCCCGCCCCCTCCGCTTCCCCCTCGTGGGCAAGATCGCGGCCGGCAACCCCATCGAGCGCGTCGCCAACGAGGACGAGATCGATCTGGCCGAGGTGCTCTGCCCGCCCGCCCGCAGTGCCGGCAACTCCACCTTCGCCCTGAAGGTCGAGGGCGACTCGATGCGCGACGAGGGGATCCTCGACGGCGACTTCGTCCTGATTGAGCGCACGCAGGTGGCCACCAACGGCGACAAGGTGGTCGCCCTGCTGCCCGACGGGTCGACCACCCTCAAGACCTTCTTCAAGGAGGACGACCACATCCGCCTCCAACCCGCCAACCCGCAGTTTGATCCGATCCGGGTCAAGTTCTGCCAGGTTCAGGGCATCGTGAAGGGCGTGGTCCGCCGTTACGGCCGCTGACCTGAACGACGCCGGGACTGAGGCGCTCTGGCCGAAGTCCCGGGTTGGCGGTTGCGTCGGACTCGCGACGCAATCCACGAGGGCCTCCAGGCACGCCGCTCCGCCCTGTCCGGGCGTTGGGAACCACCGTGCTCCGCACCTCCGAACTCGACTTCGCGCTCCCGCCTGAGCTGATCGCGACCACCCCCGCCGAGCCGCGCGACGCGGCCCGGCTCCTCGTGGTCAGCCGTTCGGATGCGACCCTGCTCGAGCACCGCACCGTCCGCGACCTGCCGCGGTACCTGCGCCGGTCGGACCTGATGGTCGTCAACAACACCCGCGTCCTGCCGGCGCGGTTCGTGGGACGGCGCGTGGGCACGGGCGGCAAGCTGCCCGGCCTGTACCTCGGCCCGGCGCAGTCACCCGGCACCGCCGAAAGCCGCCGCTGGCAGGTGCTCATCAAGGGCGGCCACCTGCGCGCGGGCGTGCGGGTGCTGCTGGGGGAGAACGCCGAACTCGAGCTGCTCGACCGCTCAACCGACGAGCCCGGCGCCTGGATCGCCGCGCTCCACGGCCCAACTCCCGACGAATCTGACCAAGCCGTGCTGATGCGCGTAGGCATGACCCCGCTTCCCCCCTACATCCTGGCCGCGCGGAAAGCACGGGGCGTGGACGTCCCCGACGCCTTCGACCGGGAGCGGTACCAGACGACCTTCGCCGAGCGCGAGGCCGCGAGCCACGGCGGGAGCGGCTCGGTCGCGGCGCCGACCGCAGGCCTGCACCTGACCCCCGAGCTGCTGCATCAGCTTGAACAGCAAGGTGTTGAGCGCGCCGAGGTGACGCTGCACGTGGGCACCGGCACCTTCAAGCCCGTCGAGACTGAGTTCGTCGAGCAGCACCCGATCCACGCCGAGCACTGCGCGATGCCGGTGGGCACCACGGACGCGATCCAGAAGACCCGCGCCGGGAGCGGCCGGGTGTTCGCGGTGGGCACCACGGCCGCGCGGGTGATCGAGACCTACGGCAACCTCGCGGTAGCGGGCCAGCCCCTGCCCGAGTCGCTGGACACCCGCATCTTCATCACGCCGGGCTACCGCTGGCAGTGGGTGGACGGCATGCTGACCAACTTCCACCTGCCGCAGTCCACGCTGCTGGCGATGGTCGGCTCGCTCTTTGACGCCACCGGCGGGCTGGCGCACGTGAAAGAGGTCTACGCCACGGCCATCCGCGAGCGGTACCGCTTCTTCAGCTACGGCGACGCGATGCTGATCCTGCCCTGAGCGGACCGCACGATGCGGGGACCACCCGGGTTCTCCGCTGGGTTTGTGCAGTTTGATTCTCGGGGTACGCTTGTGCCGATCTGTTGGGACGGATCAGGGAGGATCGGCCAAGGATGATGCTGGAGGAGTTGATCTCCGGGCTGGATGTGCGCGTGGTCGCGGGCAAGGCCGCGGGCGTGCGGGTGTGCGACCTCACCGAGGACAGCCGCACGGTGGTGCCCGGCTCGATGTTCATCGCCCGCGGCGGGAACAAGGCCGACGGCAAGCTCTACGTGGAGTCGGCGCTGAGGTCGGGCGCGGTCGCGGTGCTGACCGATGATGCGGAGCTGCGGCTGCCGCGGGGGTTCGCGGCGCCGGTTGTCCACGCGGCCGATGTGCTGAGGGTCTCGGGACAGCTGGCCGAGCGGTTCTACGGGCAGCCGGCGGGAAAGCTCAAGCTCATCGGCGTGACCGGGACCAACGGCAAGACGACGACGACGTACCTGGTGTGGCAGCTGCTGAACGCGGCCGGCACGCGCTGCGGGCTCATCGGGACGGTGCTGGTGGATGACGGGGCGGAGGTCGCGTCGGCGAGCATGACGACGCCGCCGGCGATCGAGATCAGCCGCACGCTGGGGATCATGGTGGAGGGCGGCTGTCGCGCGGCCACGCTGGAGGTCTCCAGCCATGCGCTGGACCAGAAGCGGGCGGAGGCGCTGCCCTTCGCGGCGGCGGTGTTCACCAACCTGACCGGCGATCACCTTGACTACCACAAGACCATGGACGAGTACGCCGCGGCCAAGGCGCGGCTGTTCGAGCTGCTCGCCCCCGGCGGCGTGGCGATCGTCAACGCGCACGACGGCTGGTCGCAGCGGATGGTGCGGGACTTCAAGGGCCCGGTTCTGCGGTGCGGCGTGGGCGTGGGCTCGATGCCGGTGGTGGGGGACTGCACGGCCCACATCCTGGAGGAGTCGATCCATGGCATGCTGCTCAAGCTGACCGGCCCGTGGGGCACGGTGCAGGCGAGCGTGCCGCTGATCGGGCGGTACAACGCGATGAACGTGCTCCAAGCCGCCGCGGTGTGCCACGCTGTGGGGATGAGCGAGGCGGAGCTGACGCGCGGGCTGCCACGAGTCACGGCGCCGCCGGGGCGTCTGGAGCGGGTGAGCGAGCCGGGCGACAAGGTCTCGGTGTTCGTGGACTACGCGCACAGCGACGACTCGCTCAAGAACGTGCTGGCCTCGGTGGGCTCGGTCATGGAGAGCCGGCGGCACGCGTCCGGTCGGGTGCACGACACGGCGGGCGCGCCCACGGCGAATACGCCGGGCGGGCGGCTGTGGGTGGTGTTCGGCTGCGGCGGGGAGCGGGACCGCACCAAGCGGCCCCGGATGGGGCTCGTCGCCGCGACGCACGCGGACTTCGTGGTGATCACGAACGACAACCCTCGGACGGAGAAGCCGGGCGACATCGTGGACGAGATTCTCTCGGGCATCACGGCGGAGTTGAAGGACAAGGTCAGCGTGCAGATCGACCGGCAGCGGGCGATCCGGCTGGCGATCGAGAGTGCGCTGCCCGGTGACGTGATCGTGATCGCGGGCAAGGGGCACGAGACCGAGCAGATCCTGCCCGACGGCGCGGGCGGCACGATCCGCACGCACTTCGATGACCGCGAGGTGGCACGGACGATCCTCGAGGAGCGGCGTCCGCCGGTGGAGCGGCCGGCCGTAGAGGTCAAGGCGCGTCGGCCGGGCGGTGCGCGTGGAGCGGGTCCGGGCGCTGGGCCAAGGCCGCCGAAGCGGTCGCACAAGCATGGACGTTGAATGAGCTTCTGGACGGCAGAGAACATCAAGGCGGTGCTGGGGGGCGCGTGGCTCTCGCGCGGCAACCCACCCGCGGAGCTCGATGGGCTCTCGACCGACTCGCGCGCGGTGCGCTGCGGGCAGGTGTTCCTCGCGCTGCGGGGGGAGAAGACCGACGGGCACAAGTACCTGGCGCAGGCCGCGGCGGCGGGCGCGGGGCTGCTGATTGTTGATGATGCCGCGAGCGCGGCGGCGGTCACGGGCGGGCCGGCCGTGCTGCAGGTGACGGACACCGGTGCGGCGCTGCTGAAGCTGGCGGGGGCGTACCGGCGGACGCTGGAGCGGACGAAGGTCATCGCGGTGGGGGGGAGCAACGGCAAGACGACGACGGTGAAGCTCATCCATCAGGTGCTGGGCACGCGCCTGCGGGGCACCGCGTCGATCAAGAGCTTCAACAACGCGGTGGGGGTGCCGCTGACGATCCTGGGGGCGAAGCGGACCGATCAGTACCTCGTATGCGAGGTTGGGACCAACGCGCCGGGTGAGATTGCACCGCTCACGGCGTGCGTGGAGCCGGACATCGCGGTGCTCACGAGCATCGGGCGCGAGCACCTCGAAGGGCTGGGCTCCCTCAGCGGCGTGGTGCAGGAGGAGGCGAGCCTGCTGGCGGGCCTGCGGTCGGGGGGCGTGGCGGTCCTGAACGCGGATGCGCCGGGGCTGCTGGAGACGGCGGGGCCGATCATCGGCGCGCTCGGGGGGAAGGCGGAAGACCCTCGCTTGCGCGTCGGGCTCGTTGGCGGCGCGGGCCGGTCCATCATCACCTTTGGCTGGCACGATGGCGCTGACCTGCGGCTGACGAGCTGCGACCAGAGTTTCGAGGGGCTGCGGTTCTGCCTGAATGACCGCACGTGCTACGACCTGCCGCTGCTGGGGGCGCACAACGCGACCAATGC
This window harbors:
- the queA gene encoding tRNA preQ1(34) S-adenosylmethionine ribosyltransferase-isomerase QueA; translation: MLRTSELDFALPPELIATTPAEPRDAARLLVVSRSDATLLEHRTVRDLPRYLRRSDLMVVNNTRVLPARFVGRRVGTGGKLPGLYLGPAQSPGTAESRRWQVLIKGGHLRAGVRVLLGENAELELLDRSTDEPGAWIAALHGPTPDESDQAVLMRVGMTPLPPYILAARKARGVDVPDAFDRERYQTTFAEREAASHGGSGSVAAPTAGLHLTPELLHQLEQQGVERAEVTLHVGTGTFKPVETEFVEQHPIHAEHCAMPVGTTDAIQKTRAGSGRVFAVGTTAARVIETYGNLAVAGQPLPESLDTRIFITPGYRWQWVDGMLTNFHLPQSTLLAMVGSLFDATGGLAHVKEVYATAIRERYRFFSYGDAMLILP
- the murF gene encoding UDP-N-acetylmuramoyl-tripeptide--D-alanyl-D-alanine ligase, which codes for MSFWTAENIKAVLGGAWLSRGNPPAELDGLSTDSRAVRCGQVFLALRGEKTDGHKYLAQAAAAGAGLLIVDDAASAAAVTGGPAVLQVTDTGAALLKLAGAYRRTLERTKVIAVGGSNGKTTTVKLIHQVLGTRLRGTASIKSFNNAVGVPLTILGAKRTDQYLVCEVGTNAPGEIAPLTACVEPDIAVLTSIGREHLEGLGSLSGVVQEEASLLAGLRSGGVAVLNADAPGLLETAGPIIGALGGKAEDPRLRVGLVGGAGRSIITFGWHDGADLRLTSCDQSFEGLRFCLNDRTCYDLPLLGAHNATNATAAIAVARRLGLDNTAIAEGLAKAKGPEMRLERSVAAGVSVINDAYNANPDSVLAALDTFRQVARSGGYKRTVLVLGDMLELGEQGPELHREVGEAAAAVAADLVVLVGRLSLFTGERLSKAQPGVALATFPDLNDGRAAEAAALLQPGDLVLLKASRGMGLERVLKALQEPPARPLPKIDGDLFTPAGART
- the lexA gene encoding transcriptional repressor LexA — translated: MNLTPKQLRILQLIRDWRVRKGYSPTMQELADEIGVSKVTVFEHVEALIKKQALVREPNKARSLSIADGIAVPDEARPLRFPLVGKIAAGNPIERVANEDEIDLAEVLCPPARSAGNSTFALKVEGDSMRDEGILDGDFVLIERTQVATNGDKVVALLPDGSTTLKTFFKEDDHIRLQPANPQFDPIRVKFCQVQGIVKGVVRRYGR
- a CDS encoding UDP-N-acetylmuramoyl-L-alanyl-D-glutamate--2,6-diaminopimelate ligase, whose amino-acid sequence is MMLEELISGLDVRVVAGKAAGVRVCDLTEDSRTVVPGSMFIARGGNKADGKLYVESALRSGAVAVLTDDAELRLPRGFAAPVVHAADVLRVSGQLAERFYGQPAGKLKLIGVTGTNGKTTTTYLVWQLLNAAGTRCGLIGTVLVDDGAEVASASMTTPPAIEISRTLGIMVEGGCRAATLEVSSHALDQKRAEALPFAAAVFTNLTGDHLDYHKTMDEYAAAKARLFELLAPGGVAIVNAHDGWSQRMVRDFKGPVLRCGVGVGSMPVVGDCTAHILEESIHGMLLKLTGPWGTVQASVPLIGRYNAMNVLQAAAVCHAVGMSEAELTRGLPRVTAPPGRLERVSEPGDKVSVFVDYAHSDDSLKNVLASVGSVMESRRHASGRVHDTAGAPTANTPGGRLWVVFGCGGERDRTKRPRMGLVAATHADFVVITNDNPRTEKPGDIVDEILSGITAELKDKVSVQIDRQRAIRLAIESALPGDVIVIAGKGHETEQILPDGAGGTIRTHFDDREVARTILEERRPPVERPAVEVKARRPGGARGAGPGAGPRPPKRSHKHGR